From Vallitalea longa, the proteins below share one genomic window:
- the flhB gene encoding flagellar biosynthesis protein FlhB, with translation MKSYFLEKKTIISYNLQFFAGNGDAGEKTEKPTERKREKAREEGQVAKSMEVTTALMLVTMFSAIKLFTPYVYDKMQEMFKYIYSTFKIGTDEFTINFISNITKYTLEVILEILFPFFAIAVAIGLVGNFLQVGWKPSAKTMKPKFNKLSPLQGFKRLFSLRSIMELLKSLLKISIIIIIVYVSIKDKIGLIILMYDLSLLDGLKLITDLALDIGIKVGAFFILVAVADYIYQRYSLEKQLKMTKQEVKQEYKETEGNPEIKSKIRQKMREASMKRMMQDLPNADVIITNPTHFAVAIQYDGEKSLAPVVIAKGVDILAAKIKSIAIDNDIEIVENKPLARTLYYTVDIGNEIPEELYQTVAEVLAFVYNLKKDKEG, from the coding sequence ATGAAATCCTATTTTCTAGAAAAAAAAACGATTATAAGTTATAATCTGCAATTTTTTGCTGGAAATGGTGATGCCGGGGAAAAAACTGAAAAACCAACAGAACGTAAAAGGGAAAAAGCTAGAGAAGAAGGTCAAGTTGCAAAGAGTATGGAGGTTACAACTGCCTTAATGTTAGTTACCATGTTTTCTGCAATTAAGCTTTTTACACCCTATGTATATGACAAAATGCAAGAAATGTTCAAGTATATATACTCAACATTTAAAATAGGTACTGATGAGTTTACTATAAATTTTATTTCAAATATAACAAAGTATACTCTTGAAGTTATATTAGAAATATTATTTCCTTTTTTTGCTATTGCAGTAGCTATTGGTTTAGTAGGGAATTTTCTGCAAGTTGGCTGGAAACCGTCTGCAAAAACTATGAAACCCAAATTTAATAAGTTGAGTCCTTTACAAGGATTCAAAAGATTATTTTCATTACGTTCCATAATGGAACTATTAAAGTCATTACTTAAAATTAGTATAATAATAATAATTGTTTATGTAAGTATTAAAGATAAAATAGGATTAATAATTTTAATGTATGATTTATCATTACTCGATGGATTAAAATTGATAACAGATTTAGCTCTTGATATAGGTATTAAAGTAGGGGCATTTTTCATTCTAGTAGCGGTAGCTGATTATATATATCAAAGATATTCTTTAGAAAAGCAATTGAAAATGACGAAACAAGAAGTTAAACAAGAATACAAAGAAACAGAAGGTAATCCAGAAATAAAATCAAAAATTCGTCAGAAAATGAGAGAAGCATCAATGAAAAGAATGATGCAAGATTTACCTAATGCAGACGTAATTATTACGAATCCAACGCATTTTGCTGTTGCTATTCAGTATGATGGTGAAAAGTCGTTAGCCCCTGTAGTAATAGCAAAGGGTGTTGATATATTAGCAGCAAAGATTAAAAGTATAGCAATAGATAATGATATAGAAATTGTTGAAAATAAACCATTGGCTAGAACTCTGTATTATACAGTTGATATAGGTAACGAAATACCAGAAGAATTATATCAGACTGTAGCGGAGGTGTTAGCTTTTGTCTATAATCTTAAGAAGGACAAGGAGGGCTAG
- the fliR gene encoding flagellar biosynthetic protein FliR: MELLLNDPFTYLDIFLLIFVRMISFFIAVPLFGISTIPKTAKITMAFFMAVIIINLYPMQIEVTSASVVPYAILVVKEFIVGWLIGFGAYLAFSIITLAGQLIDYQIGFSMVNVFDPLSQIQITITGNLYYYLLLLMMLATDTHFFLIKALTESFKWIPLGEAVFRPKLYTSVLSFFTEYFVIALKIAAPMIGVMLIINVVLGILARTAPQMNMFVIGLPLKLMVGLVVLLITLSVFPNVSEWIFDKMLYIIDLIIKGMS; this comes from the coding sequence ATGGAATTACTATTAAACGATCCTTTTACATATTTAGATATATTTTTGCTTATTTTTGTAAGGATGATAAGTTTTTTTATTGCAGTACCGTTATTTGGTATTTCAACTATACCAAAAACAGCTAAAATTACTATGGCGTTTTTTATGGCTGTTATTATTATTAATCTTTATCCTATGCAAATAGAAGTTACAAGTGCTAGTGTTGTACCTTATGCGATTTTAGTTGTTAAGGAATTTATTGTGGGATGGCTTATTGGATTTGGAGCTTATCTGGCTTTTTCTATAATTACACTAGCAGGACAGTTAATAGATTATCAGATTGGATTTTCAATGGTTAATGTATTTGATCCATTGAGTCAAATTCAAATAACAATAACAGGTAATCTATATTACTATTTATTGTTATTGATGATGTTAGCTACCGATACACATTTTTTTCTAATAAAGGCTTTAACAGAAAGTTTTAAATGGATACCACTAGGCGAAGCGGTATTTAGACCTAAATTATATACATCTGTTCTATCTTTTTTTACAGAGTATTTTGTTATAGCTCTAAAAATAGCCGCTCCTATGATTGGTGTTATGCTTATAATAAATGTAGTTTTAGGTATTTTAGCTAGAACTGCACCACAAATGAATATGTTTGTAATAGGGCTTCCACTTAAGTTAATGGTAGGATTAGTTGTTTTATTAATTACTTTATCAGTATTTCCTAATGTTAGCGAATGGATATTTGATAAAATGTTATACATTATTGATTTAATTATAAAAGGAATGAGTTAA
- the fliQ gene encoding flagellar biosynthesis protein FliQ, whose amino-acid sequence MNQDMIIDVAREALMTVISVAGPLLLLALVVGLIVSIFQTVTSIQEPTLAFVPKILAVFLGLILFGPWMLNKLLTLITSLYSQFGSFIIK is encoded by the coding sequence ATGAACCAGGATATGATAATAGATGTGGCCAGAGAAGCATTAATGACAGTTATAAGTGTTGCAGGGCCATTACTATTATTGGCTTTAGTGGTAGGATTAATAGTTAGTATATTTCAAACTGTTACTTCTATACAAGAGCCAACATTAGCTTTTGTACCAAAGATATTAGCTGTTTTCCTTGGCTTGATTCTGTTTGGACCTTGGATGCTTAATAAGCTATTGACACTAATTACAAGTTTGTATTCACAATTTGGTTCATTTATAATCAAGTAG
- the fliP gene encoding flagellar type III secretion system pore protein FliP (The bacterial flagellar biogenesis protein FliP forms a type III secretion system (T3SS)-type pore required for flagellar assembly.), producing the protein MRHIKFKHIKWSKIVLLLSIIYVVTLFSNTKVFATTTDSPIPFSIDFNVSAAENGKDVVSSLQILFILTLIALAPSILVMMTSFTRIIVVLHFVRSALATQQTPPNQVLIGLALFITLFVMAPVMSDVNEVALQPYSAGEISQQEAIDKGLEPIREFMLNQVNDKDLSLFLDIAESRSVSEIEDIPTSVLIPAFIISELRAAFIIGFLIYIPFIVIDMVVASTLMSMGMMMLPPVMISLPFKLLLFILADGWNLIIGELVKTIRL; encoded by the coding sequence ATGAGGCATATTAAATTCAAACACATAAAATGGTCAAAAATAGTTCTTTTATTAAGTATTATCTATGTTGTTACTTTATTTAGCAATACTAAAGTATTTGCAACTACTACAGACAGTCCTATACCTTTTTCTATAGATTTTAATGTCAGTGCAGCAGAAAATGGTAAAGATGTAGTAAGTAGCTTACAAATACTATTTATATTAACATTAATTGCATTAGCACCATCTATTTTAGTGATGATGACATCATTTACTAGAATAATTGTAGTGTTGCACTTTGTACGATCAGCGCTTGCTACTCAGCAAACACCACCTAATCAAGTATTAATTGGGTTGGCGCTTTTTATTACTTTATTTGTTATGGCACCTGTTATGTCAGATGTAAATGAAGTAGCATTACAACCGTATTCTGCAGGTGAAATATCTCAACAGGAAGCTATCGATAAGGGTCTAGAACCTATAAGAGAATTTATGTTGAACCAAGTAAATGATAAAGATTTATCTTTGTTTTTAGATATAGCGGAGAGTAGAAGTGTCTCTGAAATTGAAGATATTCCAACAAGTGTTTTAATTCCTGCTTTTATTATCAGCGAATTAAGAGCCGCTTTTATTATTGGATTTTTAATATATATACCTTTTATAGTTATTGATATGGTTGTTGCATCAACACTTATGTCAATGGGTATGATGATGTTACCACCAGTAATGATTTCATTACCTTTTAAGCTATTACTTTTTATACTTGCAGATGGATGGAATTTGATTATTGGTGAATTAGTTAAAACCATTAGACTATAA
- the fliO gene encoding flagellar biosynthetic protein FliO, with product MITYYIYSGQSEWWQVIVLIVLFILVLVGAYFVTRLFGRFQIKKGSSQNIHQLESISVGPQKFIQLVKIGDEYILIGITKDKITFLKEIDKNNIDLSKYKKEKIAQVTPFSKQLEKFLGKK from the coding sequence ATGATTACATATTATATATATTCCGGACAAAGTGAATGGTGGCAGGTAATTGTTTTAATAGTATTATTTATTTTAGTATTAGTTGGAGCTTATTTTGTAACAAGGTTATTTGGAAGATTTCAGATTAAGAAAGGGTCTAGCCAAAATATACATCAGCTTGAGTCTATTTCAGTTGGGCCTCAAAAATTCATACAATTAGTAAAAATTGGAGATGAATACATCTTAATAGGTATTACTAAGGATAAAATTACATTTCTTAAAGAAATAGATAAAAACAATATTGATTTAAGTAAATATAAAAAAGAGAAGATTGCTCAAGTTACTCCATTTAGTAAGCAACTTGAGAAATTTCTAGGTAAGAAATAA
- a CDS encoding response regulator, whose amino-acid sequence MGKNILIVDDAAFMRMMIKDILTKNGYTVIGEAENGIKAVEKYNELKPDLVIMDITMPEMDGIEAVKTIKGNDSNAVIIMCSAMGQQAMVIESIQAGAKDFIVKPFQAERVIEAVSKVIG is encoded by the coding sequence ATGGGAAAGAATATATTAATCGTTGATGACGCCGCATTTATGAGGATGATGATAAAGGACATCTTAACAAAAAATGGTTATACTGTTATTGGCGAAGCAGAAAATGGAATAAAGGCTGTTGAAAAATATAATGAATTAAAACCTGATTTAGTAATTATGGATATTACTATGCCAGAAATGGATGGTATAGAAGCAGTAAAAACTATAAAGGGAAATGACAGTAATGCTGTAATTATTATGTGTTCTGCAATGGGACAGCAAGCTATGGTAATAGAGTCCATTCAAGCTGGAGCTAAAGATTTCATTGTAAAGCCTTTTCAAGCAGAAAGAGTTATAGAAGCTGTCTCAAAAGTAATAGGATAG
- the fliY gene encoding flagellar motor switch phosphatase FliY: MDEMLSQEEINALLQGLDDTNSSSDGTTDNELNDAEKDAIGEISNISMGTAATTLFSLVNQKVVITTPKVSVSDWKDLSKDFVKPCVAIQIVYKEGLEGTNLLLLHEDDVKIIADLMMGGDGNNVEAQLSDLHLSAISEAMNQMIGSAATSMSSMFGKKIDINPPSSNIVDFDVEESEEFAEFLNKEFLKVSFKMQIGELVDSEMMQLYPMEFAKDIYDNFMACQEEAAEKEEEQPKEQVEEQPVKSTPKQQIPNQRMQMPNMAGYNNMNNSSSDNQFRNIDVQQAQFQDFDINAVMQQKENIDLIMDVPLEVTVELGRTSKPIKEILEFAPGTIIELKKLAGEPIDVLVNGKNVAKGEVVVIDENFGIRITDIIKNNNQSLVN; encoded by the coding sequence ATGGATGAAATGTTATCTCAAGAAGAAATAAATGCCCTTTTACAGGGATTAGATGATACGAACAGCAGTAGTGATGGAACAACAGATAATGAATTGAATGATGCTGAAAAAGATGCAATAGGCGAAATATCAAATATTAGTATGGGTACTGCTGCAACAACATTATTTTCTTTAGTAAATCAAAAAGTTGTAATTACTACACCAAAAGTATCAGTATCCGATTGGAAAGATTTATCTAAAGATTTTGTTAAACCATGTGTTGCTATTCAAATTGTATACAAAGAAGGATTGGAAGGAACAAATTTATTATTGCTTCACGAAGATGATGTTAAGATTATTGCAGATCTAATGATGGGTGGTGACGGAAACAACGTGGAAGCACAGTTGTCTGACCTTCATCTTAGCGCAATAAGTGAAGCTATGAATCAGATGATAGGTTCTGCTGCAACTTCAATGTCTTCTATGTTTGGGAAGAAAATAGATATTAATCCTCCTTCATCAAATATTGTTGATTTTGATGTTGAAGAATCAGAAGAATTTGCTGAATTTCTTAATAAAGAATTTTTAAAAGTATCTTTTAAAATGCAAATAGGTGAATTAGTTGATAGTGAAATGATGCAACTATATCCAATGGAATTTGCAAAAGATATATACGATAATTTTATGGCATGTCAAGAAGAAGCTGCTGAAAAAGAAGAAGAACAACCTAAAGAACAAGTTGAAGAACAACCTGTAAAATCGACACCTAAGCAACAGATTCCTAATCAAAGAATGCAAATGCCTAATATGGCTGGATATAATAATATGAATAATTCAAGTTCAGATAATCAATTTAGGAATATTGATGTGCAACAAGCTCAATTCCAGGATTTTGATATTAATGCTGTAATGCAACAAAAAGAAAATATTGATTTAATTATGGATGTACCGTTAGAGGTAACTGTTGAGCTAGGTAGAACAAGTAAACCAATTAAAGAAATTTTAGAATTTGCGCCAGGAACAATAATTGAGCTAAAGAAACTAGCCGGCGAACCAATTGATGTATTAGTCAATGGAAAGAATGTTGCAAAAGGTGAAGTAGTTGTAATTGATGAAAATTTTGGTATTAGAATTACTGATATTATAAAAAACAACAACCAAAGCCTAGTTAATTAA
- the fliM gene encoding flagellar motor switch protein FliM, translating into MGEVLSQHEIDDLLNALNTGELDVDEYRSNANEKQIKDYDFARPSKFSKEQLRTLEIIFEHYARLISTTLPAYLRTTTQVDVVNSEAISYSEFANALSNPILLGVVDFSPLKGSFVVDLSVNIGYAIIDRLLGGKGETLDRERDFSEIEVLLIEKILVICLQNMREPWKNVVELSPRLEKIETNSQFAQVISPTDVVALITLSIKIGPVEGLMNFCIPYLCLEPIMDKLNTKYWFSTIQNTDEEIYKEIIEHQIDNVKIPIKAVLGSSNISVNDFVNLQKGDIIKLSSKVDSEMEVYVGNIKKFKGKPGIFNHKNAIKITSIIREEE; encoded by the coding sequence ATGGGTGAAGTCTTATCTCAACATGAAATTGATGATTTGTTGAATGCATTGAATACTGGTGAATTAGATGTAGATGAATATCGTTCTAATGCTAATGAAAAACAAATTAAAGACTATGATTTTGCTAGGCCGTCAAAATTTTCAAAAGAACAGCTAAGGACATTGGAAATTATATTTGAACATTATGCAAGATTAATTTCGACGACTTTGCCAGCATATTTGAGGACCACGACACAAGTAGATGTTGTGAATTCTGAGGCAATTTCATATTCTGAATTTGCAAATGCATTATCAAATCCTATATTATTGGGAGTTGTTGATTTTTCACCATTAAAGGGGTCATTTGTTGTTGATTTATCAGTAAATATAGGTTATGCTATTATTGATAGACTACTTGGTGGAAAGGGAGAAACACTTGATAGGGAAAGAGATTTTTCTGAGATAGAAGTTCTTCTGATTGAGAAAATATTGGTGATTTGCCTGCAGAACATGCGAGAGCCATGGAAAAATGTTGTTGAATTGTCACCTCGTTTAGAAAAGATAGAAACTAATTCTCAATTTGCTCAGGTAATATCGCCAACTGATGTAGTTGCCCTTATTACATTAAGCATAAAAATAGGTCCAGTAGAAGGTTTAATGAATTTTTGTATTCCATATTTATGTCTAGAGCCAATTATGGACAAACTTAATACAAAATATTGGTTTTCAACCATACAGAATACTGATGAAGAGATTTATAAAGAGATTATTGAGCATCAAATAGATAATGTCAAGATACCAATAAAAGCAGTACTTGGTAGTTCAAATATATCAGTCAATGATTTTGTTAATCTTCAAAAGGGAGATATAATAAAGCTTTCTAGTAAAGTAGATTCTGAAATGGAAGTCTATGTAGGAAATATTAAAAAATTCAAAGGTAAACCAGGTATTTTTAATCATAAAAATGCAATAAAAATAACTTCTATTATTAGGGAGGAGGAATAA
- a CDS encoding flagellar basal body-associated FliL family protein — protein sequence MAKEKKVKIKSEKDNGKLVLMIGVILIVCSVILLGISVYIMKNNTNPKEVEEKDAKVIPLKQKESYETENIVIILPSKDNPNKRMSFTFYVGFELDKKSKDLKETKTMLEESKGFIKSKISGLLSDKYSEDMLKQNSKEDISQEIFDMMNEMLDTDSLVEVYIRDFLYK from the coding sequence ATGGCGAAGGAAAAGAAAGTAAAAATAAAAAGTGAAAAAGATAATGGTAAATTGGTATTGATGATAGGTGTAATTTTGATAGTTTGCTCTGTAATTCTGTTGGGTATATCAGTATATATAATGAAAAACAATACAAATCCAAAAGAGGTAGAAGAAAAAGATGCTAAGGTGATACCTCTTAAACAGAAAGAAAGTTATGAAACAGAGAATATTGTAATTATATTACCTTCTAAAGATAATCCTAATAAACGTATGAGTTTTACTTTTTATGTAGGTTTTGAACTAGATAAGAAAAGCAAAGATTTAAAAGAAACAAAGACTATGTTAGAAGAAAGTAAAGGTTTCATTAAATCTAAAATTTCTGGATTATTAAGTGATAAATATTCTGAGGATATGCTTAAACAAAATAGTAAAGAAGATATATCACAAGAAATTTTTGACATGATGAATGAAATGTTAGATACAGATTCTCTTGTAGAAGTTTACATTAGAGATTTCTTATATAAATAG
- a CDS encoding OmpA family protein, with protein MARKRKPEEGKSGSAPWMNTYADLVTLLLCFFVLLFSMSSIDVAKFKAAMSSFKNQIDIMPGGTSLTDDELIANGISQINGIETVFDNKIPLEQEGEEDADITESKLAEARKDAEDINEYLKKEGYENEVDVKYNSNVIKLTIEGEILFESGRAKLTPDAIKLVDVISVKVKEHLADKTIQIEGHTDNRPINTAKYPSNWELSQARAIAVGYRLINEHGIDPSKIAATGYGEYRPLTDNSTPEGRAINRRVEIKLVTEEYKDIDELNEVEEVE; from the coding sequence ATGGCTAGAAAAAGAAAACCAGAGGAAGGTAAATCAGGTTCTGCCCCATGGATGAATACATATGCTGATTTGGTGACACTTTTACTTTGCTTCTTCGTTTTACTTTTTTCTATGTCCAGTATTGATGTGGCTAAATTTAAAGCTGCAATGAGTTCTTTCAAGAATCAAATAGATATCATGCCGGGAGGTACTTCGCTTACTGATGATGAGTTAATAGCTAACGGTATAAGTCAGATTAATGGTATCGAAACAGTTTTTGATAACAAAATACCATTAGAACAAGAGGGCGAAGAAGACGCAGACATAACAGAAAGTAAATTAGCTGAAGCAAGAAAAGATGCTGAAGATATTAATGAGTATCTTAAAAAAGAAGGATATGAAAACGAAGTAGATGTGAAATATAATTCTAACGTAATAAAATTAACTATTGAAGGCGAAATATTATTTGAAAGTGGTCGTGCAAAATTAACTCCCGATGCTATTAAATTAGTAGATGTTATATCTGTAAAAGTAAAAGAACACTTAGCAGATAAGACTATACAAATAGAAGGTCATACAGATAATAGGCCAATAAATACTGCAAAATATCCTAGTAACTGGGAATTATCTCAAGCTAGAGCAATAGCTGTAGGATATAGACTTATTAATGAACATGGTATTGATCCTTCAAAAATCGCCGCTACAGGTTACGGAGAATACCGTCCATTAACAGACAATAGTACACCAGAAGGACGTGCTATAAATAGGCGAGTAGAAATTAAGCTTGTTACTGAAGAGTACAAAGACATTGATGAGCTTAACGAAGTAGAAGAAGTAGAATAG
- a CDS encoding motility protein A, translating into MDLATIGGLIAGIFFLVTAILQKGSLSTFADPSSIMITIGGTFAATLIAYPLTDFIKSFKALSLVFKSKILNEGDIIKKIIELSNIARKEGLLALEEAAESIDDEFMKKGILLIVDGTDPELVRNILETELVFIEGRHKSVRGFWEKIGEFGPAWGMIGTLIGLINMLKTMNDPSTIGGSMSVALITTLYGSLLANFIALPIANKMKVISESEILLKEVSIEGLLSIQAGENPRVIEEKLKAFLAPSLREEISKEHDVEEGEING; encoded by the coding sequence TTGGATTTAGCTACTATTGGAGGTTTGATTGCAGGTATTTTCTTTCTTGTTACTGCCATTCTTCAGAAAGGATCATTATCAACTTTTGCTGATCCATCTTCTATAATGATAACTATTGGTGGAACATTTGCAGCAACTTTGATTGCTTATCCATTAACTGATTTTATTAAGTCTTTTAAAGCTCTATCTTTAGTATTTAAAAGTAAAATATTAAATGAAGGGGACATAATAAAAAAGATAATAGAGTTATCTAATATTGCTAGAAAAGAGGGATTACTGGCACTAGAAGAGGCTGCAGAATCAATTGATGATGAATTCATGAAAAAAGGAATTCTACTTATTGTAGATGGAACAGATCCAGAATTAGTTAGAAACATACTTGAAACAGAATTAGTATTCATTGAAGGCAGACACAAATCTGTTAGAGGCTTTTGGGAAAAGATTGGTGAATTTGGTCCTGCTTGGGGTATGATTGGTACTTTGATTGGACTTATAAATATGTTAAAGACAATGAATGATCCAAGTACCATTGGTGGTAGTATGTCTGTTGCTTTAATTACAACATTGTATGGTTCTTTATTAGCTAACTTTATTGCATTACCTATTGCTAATAAAATGAAAGTTATAAGTGAATCAGAGATATTATTAAAAGAAGTATCGATAGAAGGTTTACTTTCAATTCAAGCAGGTGAAAACCCTCGTGTAATTGAAGAAAAACTAAAAGCTTTCTTGGCACCAAGTCTAAGAGAAGAAATTAGCAAAGAACATGATGTTGAAGAGGGTGAAATAAATGGCTAG
- a CDS encoding flagellar FlbD family protein — MIYVTKLNNDEIVINADLIEVIEETPNTIITLTTGKKIIVKDSTKEIIDKVITYKRKIGIIEVR, encoded by the coding sequence ATGATATATGTTACGAAACTTAATAATGACGAGATTGTTATTAATGCGGACTTAATTGAAGTCATTGAAGAAACACCTAATACTATAATAACTCTGACAACAGGTAAAAAAATCATAGTAAAAGATTCAACTAAAGAGATTATAGATAAGGTTATTACATACAAACGAAAAATCGGTATTATAGAAGTGAGGTGA
- a CDS encoding flagellar hook protein FlgE — protein MLRSMYSGVSGLRIHQTRMDVIGNNIANVNTTGFKSGRVTFNEIFSQTLQGASGASENIGGRNPMQVGLGANISSIDTLMTEGAAQRTDNPLDMKIEGEGFFIVSDAGGFKFTRAGAFRLDEVGNLCNPEGLNVMGWGVDPNTGNIIKDKVNKIKILSAENMYSEPSMTKNITVSGNIKKNDPELADGLTIQLPIYDSLGYKYNVDFMVKKNAKSENQLDLTIMDNSLKDINGVKIGSTSNKLPDGDIPKTITFDTNTGKVVSAAADGSDTQLKIALGSTPTGFSEFSQPIIVDFAGLTLFNEDTTIEGFGGDEDGLGAGAPAGELTDYEIGTDGKILGKYSNDKTKILGQISIAKFKNPAGLQKVGNNLFQVTNNSGEFNGIGTDVTADGGSLNGGVLEMSNVDLSREFTDMITTQRGFQANSRIITASDEMLQELVNLKR, from the coding sequence ATGTTACGTTCTATGTACTCAGGTGTATCAGGACTTAGAATACACCAAACTAGAATGGATGTTATAGGTAATAATATCGCTAATGTTAATACAACAGGTTTTAAATCAGGAAGAGTAACTTTTAATGAAATATTCAGTCAGACATTACAGGGTGCTAGTGGTGCAAGTGAAAACATAGGTGGTAGAAATCCTATGCAGGTAGGTCTTGGTGCCAATATCTCGTCAATTGATACATTAATGACTGAAGGTGCTGCACAGAGAACTGATAATCCTCTTGATATGAAGATTGAGGGAGAAGGGTTCTTTATCGTTAGTGATGCAGGTGGATTCAAATTCACTAGAGCGGGTGCTTTCAGATTGGATGAGGTTGGTAACTTATGTAATCCGGAAGGATTAAATGTCATGGGTTGGGGAGTAGACCCTAATACTGGTAATATCATAAAAGATAAAGTAAATAAGATTAAAATATTATCTGCAGAAAACATGTATTCAGAGCCTAGCATGACAAAAAACATTACCGTAAGTGGTAATATTAAGAAAAATGATCCTGAGTTAGCTGATGGTTTAACAATACAATTGCCAATATATGATAGTTTGGGTTATAAATATAATGTGGATTTTATGGTTAAAAAAAATGCTAAAAGTGAAAATCAATTAGATTTAACAATAATGGACAATTCATTAAAAGACATAAATGGTGTTAAGATAGGTTCTACAAGTAATAAATTACCAGATGGAGATATACCTAAAACAATAACTTTTGACACTAACACTGGTAAGGTAGTATCAGCAGCTGCTGATGGTTCAGATACTCAGTTGAAAATAGCGTTAGGTAGTACACCAACAGGTTTCTCCGAATTCAGTCAACCTATAATTGTAGACTTCGCAGGTCTAACATTGTTTAATGAAGATACAACTATTGAAGGTTTTGGAGGAGATGAAGATGGTTTAGGTGCAGGCGCTCCTGCAGGAGAACTTACAGATTATGAAATTGGTACAGACGGTAAAATATTAGGTAAATATTCAAATGACAAAACCAAAATATTAGGTCAGATATCAATCGCTAAGTTTAAAAATCCAGCTGGACTTCAAAAAGTAGGAAATAATTTATTCCAAGTTACAAATAACTCTGGAGAATTTAATGGTATCGGTACTGATGTAACAGCAGATGGAGGTAGCCTTAACGGTGGGGTTCTTGAGATGTCCAATGTAGACTTATCTAGAGAATTCACTGACATGATAACTACTCAAAGAGGTTTCCAAGCTAACTCAAGAATAATTACTGCATCAGATGAAATGCTTCAAGAACTTGTAAATCTTAAAAGATAA
- a CDS encoding TIGR02530 family flagellar biosynthesis protein: protein MKINPSMYNVSKIKPNSSIISTTNNTNAKINQFDNVLQDKLNKSNELNFSKHANMRLDSRNIKLSNDQLARINKGVDNAKGKGIKDSLIIVDDVALVVNIKNKTVITAMGKTEQDDKVFTNIDGAVII from the coding sequence ATGAAAATAAATCCTTCAATGTACAATGTTTCGAAAATAAAACCTAATTCAAGTATAATATCTACTACTAATAATACTAACGCTAAGATAAATCAATTTGATAATGTCTTGCAGGACAAGTTAAATAAAAGTAATGAATTGAATTTTTCTAAACACGCTAATATGCGTCTTGATTCACGAAATATAAAATTATCAAATGACCAGTTAGCTAGGATTAACAAAGGTGTAGATAATGCAAAAGGAAAAGGTATAAAAGATTCATTAATTATTGTTGATGATGTTGCTTTAGTTGTTAACATAAAGAATAAGACTGTCATAACAGCCATGGGAAAAACAGAACAAGATGATAAAGTGTTTACTAATATTGATGGTGCTGTCATTATATAG